Below is a genomic region from Desulfobotulus pelophilus.
GTGGTGCAGGCCATGGTGGCTTTTTCTACTGCTGAAGTGTTGGGCATTCATCCCATGTTCGGGCAGTATACGGCATCCATGCAGGGGCAGAATGTCATTCTGACTCCGGGAAGAGGGCATTTGTGGACAGATCCCTTCCATCGTCTTTTTGAAGATGCCGGAGCTGTTGTTTCTGTTATGGATGCAGCCACCCATGACCGGCACATGGCGTTTGTTCAGAGTGTCACCCATCTTGTTACCATTGCCACCGGGGCATATATGCAGCAGGAAAGTATGGATCCGGAAACCGCATGCAGGGTAGCCACACCTATTTTTCGTTTGAATGTAGATTTTGTCGGGCGTCTTTTTGCGCTGGATCTGGGTTTGTACGAGGATCTTATTGCAAGAAATCCCTATGCCAGAGAGGTGAGCGGTGTTTTTGCAAAGCTGCTGGCAGATACGTCTCAAATTCTTCTGGATGGAAAAGTTGCGGATAAAAGGCAATGGCTGGAAGGGATAAAAAGTTTTCTCGGG
It encodes:
- a CDS encoding prephenate dehydrogenase/arogenate dehydrogenase family protein produces the protein MIPDIFVGKKIGVIGGHGGMGRWFSAFFRDLGLSVEVSDLDTAISNEELVFKSDIVILSTPMAVAVSLARKLGPLMSEEKLFVDFSSLKEEVVQAMVAFSTAEVLGIHPMFGQYTASMQGQNVILTPGRGHLWTDPFHRLFEDAGAVVSVMDAATHDRHMAFVQSVTHLVTIATGAYMQQESMDPETACRVATPIFRLNVDFVGRLFALDLGLYEDLIARNPYAREVSGVFAKLLADTSQILLDGKVADKRQWLEGIKSFLG